From Novipirellula galeiformis, the proteins below share one genomic window:
- a CDS encoding ABC transporter permease: MHFKNIGIFALLIAIIVITSCINGVFVAPANLKTLVRDTSLYGLISIGVAMVIITGGIDLSIGSMIALCGVMLVQVIHIRYERTDFASTIAAVQNDPTEASDKPSLRLVDPPPELRDGDRLVYESYRGESTLNVYRSIQVEDQVWIQTHDSLRSIQAGLAVKIDKIRYTPPLLACAIVLLFAALLGYIHGILITRANLQPFVVTLCGLLIYRGMARVWTGDDQVGLLSALSDFKATVTGKAFQIPVPLIGKISGERDSLAELVWIDFPVTGVLLAIVALVAWIFLNRTVWGRHLLATGENKQAAIYSGVASDRLIILSYVVSAVLAGLAGILFLLEWNSIQPGSSGSFYELYAIAAAVLGGCSLRGGRGAILGVIAGAAVMRCLYKAIVVLEIPQEWEMVIIGIALLTSVLVDEIIRRFQASRRLRRHTPTAAASISAKKPA, translated from the coding sequence GTGCACTTTAAAAACATTGGCATTTTTGCGTTATTGATCGCAATCATTGTCATCACCTCCTGTATCAATGGTGTCTTCGTTGCGCCTGCGAACCTGAAAACCTTGGTGCGTGACACCAGCCTCTATGGGTTGATCTCGATCGGCGTGGCGATGGTGATCATCACTGGCGGCATCGACCTCTCGATCGGTTCGATGATCGCGTTATGCGGCGTGATGTTGGTTCAAGTCATTCACATTCGTTACGAACGCACCGACTTTGCCAGCACGATCGCTGCGGTGCAAAACGATCCTACCGAGGCCTCGGACAAACCCTCGCTGCGACTCGTTGACCCGCCGCCTGAGTTGCGCGACGGTGATCGCTTGGTTTATGAAAGCTACCGAGGCGAATCCACGCTCAATGTCTATCGCAGCATCCAGGTCGAGGATCAAGTTTGGATCCAAACGCACGACTCATTGCGCTCGATCCAAGCAGGGCTTGCGGTAAAAATCGACAAGATCCGCTACACACCGCCTCTGCTCGCCTGTGCCATCGTGCTTTTATTCGCAGCCTTGTTGGGATACATCCACGGAATCCTAATCACGCGGGCGAACTTGCAACCGTTTGTGGTGACACTGTGCGGTTTGTTGATTTATCGCGGGATGGCTCGAGTCTGGACGGGCGACGACCAAGTCGGGCTGTTGAGTGCATTGTCGGATTTCAAGGCCACCGTCACCGGCAAGGCATTCCAGATCCCGGTGCCTCTGATTGGAAAGATCTCGGGGGAACGCGACTCGTTGGCGGAACTGGTCTGGATCGACTTTCCCGTGACCGGCGTGTTGTTGGCGATCGTCGCGTTGGTAGCTTGGATATTCCTCAATCGCACCGTCTGGGGGCGACATTTGCTTGCTACTGGCGAGAACAAACAGGCAGCAATTTACAGCGGCGTCGCGAGCGACCGGCTGATCATCTTGTCGTACGTCGTCAGCGCGGTGTTGGCGGGACTCGCTGGAATCCTGTTCCTGCTGGAATGGAACTCGATTCAACCGGGATCCAGCGGCTCTTTTTATGAACTTTACGCGATTGCGGCGGCAGTGCTGGGCGGTTGTTCGCTGCGGGGGGGCCGCGGAGCCATTCTGGGCGTGATTGCAGGGGCGGCCGTGATGCGCTGTCTCTACAAAGCCATTGTCGTGCTGGAAATCCCTCAAGAATGGGAAATGGTCATCATCGGCATCGCGCTTTTGACAAGCGTTTTGGTCGATGAAATCATTCGCCGTTTTCAAGCCTCGCGACGGCTGCGTAGACACACCCCCACTGCCGCAGCCTCCATTTCTGCAAAAAAACCCGCATAA
- a CDS encoding sugar ABC transporter ATP-binding protein, translating to MPQPTATNSRTALTSPRLAVRNVSKRFPGVLALDEVSLHVMGGETLAVIGENGAGKSTLMKIFTGIEAPDRGQILLDGVAVHFSSTAAAISAGVSLIHQELNLHENLSVAENIFLGREPNRFGFVDRKKMESLAELALRRVGFDLSPRTSVATLSTASRQLVEVAKAISSDASVVIMDEPTSSLSPREAERLFEVVESLRAANVSVIYISHRLSEVTRLADRVEVLRDGRNAGTLDRDAPLKNDQIHHDAMVSRMVGRELDQRFERTPVTLGSPVTPGPSVLKVSGLESRFPASGAVDISLCAGEIVGIAGLMGSGRSELLESIFGVLPPLQGQIEVAGVSITNGNVREAIKAGLAFVPEDRKRTGLLLQSSIRENATIVGISDCHCAPWVSNRWQTQVTADLIDRLQVKTASQTTTIADLSGGNQQKIALGKWLIEHPKVLLLDEPTRGVDVGAKEEIYRLLETLANQGMAILFVSSEMEEVLALADRVIVMHEGKISGSLLRPQMSEEAIMRLAVGIRPEECLTQG from the coding sequence ATGCCCCAGCCAACCGCTACAAATTCACGCACGGCTTTAACGTCGCCGAGACTGGCGGTCCGCAACGTCTCTAAGCGGTTTCCCGGCGTACTAGCGTTGGACGAGGTATCGTTGCACGTGATGGGGGGCGAAACGCTTGCGGTCATCGGCGAAAACGGCGCTGGCAAAAGCACGTTGATGAAAATTTTCACCGGGATCGAGGCGCCCGATCGTGGGCAAATCCTGCTCGATGGCGTAGCGGTTCACTTCTCCTCGACGGCCGCAGCGATCTCGGCGGGCGTGTCGCTGATCCACCAAGAATTGAACCTGCACGAAAACTTGTCTGTCGCGGAAAACATTTTTCTCGGCCGCGAACCCAACCGGTTCGGTTTCGTGGACCGAAAAAAAATGGAATCCCTGGCCGAACTCGCGCTCCGCCGTGTCGGATTCGATCTTTCGCCACGCACCTCTGTCGCGACCTTGTCGACCGCGTCGCGACAATTGGTCGAAGTCGCTAAAGCCATTTCCAGCGATGCCTCGGTCGTGATCATGGATGAGCCGACCAGTAGCCTAAGCCCGCGTGAAGCGGAACGATTATTCGAAGTCGTTGAATCGCTTCGCGCCGCCAACGTAAGCGTGATTTATATCTCGCATCGGCTCAGCGAAGTCACCCGCTTGGCCGATCGCGTCGAAGTCCTACGCGATGGCCGGAACGCAGGAACGCTTGATCGAGACGCCCCGCTTAAAAACGACCAAATCCATCACGACGCCATGGTCTCGCGGATGGTGGGCCGCGAGCTGGACCAAAGGTTCGAGCGAACGCCGGTCACGCTAGGCTCTCCGGTCACGCCAGGCCCAAGCGTCTTGAAGGTCAGCGGGCTCGAAAGCCGATTTCCGGCCAGCGGAGCGGTTGACATTTCGCTTTGCGCCGGTGAAATCGTTGGCATCGCAGGCTTGATGGGCTCCGGTCGAAGCGAACTACTGGAATCGATCTTCGGTGTCTTGCCTCCGCTACAGGGTCAAATCGAAGTCGCGGGCGTCTCCATTACCAATGGCAATGTTCGCGAGGCGATCAAGGCGGGACTCGCGTTCGTGCCCGAAGACCGTAAGCGGACGGGGCTACTCCTCCAATCCTCGATTCGAGAAAACGCGACGATCGTGGGGATCTCCGATTGCCATTGCGCCCCCTGGGTAAGCAACCGCTGGCAAACACAAGTCACTGCGGATCTGATCGATCGTTTGCAAGTCAAAACCGCATCGCAAACAACCACCATTGCCGATTTGTCGGGCGGGAACCAACAAAAGATTGCGTTGGGAAAATGGTTGATCGAACACCCCAAAGTTTTATTGCTCGACGAACCCACCCGAGGCGTCGACGTTGGGGCGAAGGAAGAAATCTATCGGCTGCTAGAAACGTTGGCCAACCAGGGCATGGCAATCCTGTTTGTCAGTAGTGAAATGGAAGAAGTGCTGGCATTAGCCGATCGTGTCATCGTGATGCACGAAGGTAAGATCAGCGGCTCTCTATTGCGGCCACAGATGAGCGAAGAAGCCATCATGCGTTTGGCGGTGGGGATCCGTCCCGAAGAGTGCCTCACCCAGGGATGA
- a CDS encoding sensor histidine kinase, with amino-acid sequence MSSSEIAPHRQQNPRDFSSLVGHAVQSRSLNRDSHPNLDAGFESTVNAIVQMMSETASDLRTPLAAVRQAMRGIADGEGGAINARQSQSLRDAMDQCDCMDQIVGEMMQLQRLRAGLPRVRRSWVAVTEIRDAVNESLRPWSLQGHVDVLWDGADNPQLLVFADPDMLRRLLVNLVASAIRTSREQEAILVRLQVAPCGGAVTWSVVDRGQGISQQEMKQIEFHPKASADGNGLGLTISRQLATLHFSTLRLRSRLGFGTEVSFQTPVSGPKSVAESWVRWRQRGAVIRQPLHDRSSSESVSSRIQRQVRLDPPMLSVELGHDNARPRIENLATVRTVSLGAAMSRSTADEFDTMLQNEAWLFDLVYRVDTRRWIWLLDSDSDEAMRRCEAIADVARLRFGSVRLDWGQPHFIDLAHRGAAVKLSDLLVRETLQASSPSTVADANQVRLGTAPIESSPVATERLDEELRRLSQRIRRQSEAFHRQAENLRPQQPPQ; translated from the coding sequence ATGTCATCATCAGAAATTGCCCCTCATCGGCAGCAGAACCCACGTGATTTTTCCAGTCTCGTCGGTCATGCGGTTCAATCGCGTTCGCTGAACCGCGATTCACATCCCAATTTGGATGCTGGTTTTGAGAGCACGGTCAATGCGATCGTGCAAATGATGAGCGAAACGGCAAGCGATTTACGAACTCCGCTTGCTGCAGTGCGTCAAGCGATGCGAGGCATTGCCGATGGAGAGGGAGGGGCGATCAATGCCCGCCAATCGCAATCGCTGCGTGACGCAATGGATCAATGTGATTGCATGGACCAGATCGTGGGTGAAATGATGCAACTACAGCGATTGCGTGCTGGGTTGCCGAGGGTTCGCCGCAGTTGGGTTGCGGTCACCGAGATTCGTGATGCGGTGAATGAATCACTTCGTCCATGGTCGCTTCAAGGCCATGTCGATGTTTTATGGGACGGCGCCGACAATCCCCAGCTGTTAGTGTTTGCCGATCCCGACATGCTTCGTCGCTTGTTGGTGAATCTTGTCGCCAGCGCGATTCGGACGTCGCGAGAACAGGAAGCCATTCTGGTTCGTTTACAAGTGGCACCCTGTGGTGGTGCGGTCACGTGGTCGGTTGTCGATCGTGGTCAGGGCATTTCACAGCAGGAAATGAAGCAGATTGAATTTCACCCCAAAGCGTCGGCGGATGGCAATGGGCTGGGGCTAACGATCAGTCGTCAGTTGGCGACGCTGCATTTTTCAACGCTTCGCCTGCGGTCTCGACTCGGTTTCGGAACCGAGGTCAGCTTCCAGACTCCCGTCTCTGGACCAAAGTCGGTTGCGGAGTCTTGGGTTCGATGGCGTCAGCGTGGTGCGGTGATTCGACAACCGCTTCACGATCGATCGTCATCGGAATCGGTCTCAAGTCGAATCCAACGCCAAGTTCGCTTGGACCCGCCGATGTTGTCGGTGGAACTTGGGCACGATAACGCCCGGCCACGCATCGAGAATCTGGCCACCGTGAGGACGGTCTCGCTGGGCGCTGCGATGTCGCGGTCGACCGCCGACGAGTTCGACACAATGCTGCAAAACGAAGCCTGGTTGTTTGATCTCGTTTACCGCGTTGATACGCGTCGTTGGATCTGGTTGTTAGACTCCGATTCGGACGAGGCCATGCGTCGCTGCGAAGCGATTGCCGACGTGGCCCGTTTACGATTTGGCTCGGTGCGATTGGATTGGGGACAGCCCCATTTCATTGATCTTGCACACCGCGGTGCTGCGGTAAAGCTCAGTGACCTATTGGTCCGTGAGACGCTCCAGGCGTCGTCGCCCAGTACCGTTGCCGACGCAAATCAAGTTCGTTTGGGCACCGCACCGATCGAAAGTTCTCCGGTCGCAACGGAGCGACTCGATGAAGAACTCCGCCGTTTAAGTCAGCGTATTCGCCGGCAAAGTGAGGCGTTTCACCGTCAAGCCGAGAATTTGCGTCCGCAGCAACCGCCTCAGTAG
- a CDS encoding type II secretion system protein GspG, with protein sequence MNCHLQTSFACIRGPRRGGSGVRLSGRRRKGFTLLELLLVLSILVVIGGIAIMNLGGAQEDAYRDSTTTQLNSLKQAIERYRIKLGSLPETLESLKDGPSDAAKKAKWTRPILDEIPNDAWGNPLVYSLSSGKYEIRSAGPDAQVNTDDDITAEGS encoded by the coding sequence ATGAATTGCCATTTGCAAACCTCGTTCGCTTGTATTCGTGGCCCCCGTCGTGGGGGTTCTGGCGTCCGCCTCTCTGGCCGCAGAAGGAAGGGCTTTACCCTGCTTGAGCTGTTGCTCGTGTTGTCGATCCTGGTCGTGATCGGCGGGATCGCGATCATGAATCTCGGTGGTGCCCAAGAAGATGCTTACCGCGACTCCACCACCACTCAGCTCAATTCGCTCAAGCAAGCGATCGAGCGTTATCGCATCAAATTGGGCTCGCTGCCTGAAACACTCGAATCGCTGAAGGACGGTCCCAGCGACGCGGCCAAGAAAGCGAAGTGGACTCGCCCGATTTTGGACGAAATCCCGAACGACGCCTGGGGAAATCCGTTGGTCTATTCGCTTAGCAGCGGAAAGTATGAAATCCGAAGTGCCGGCCCTGATGCCCAAGTCAACACGGATGATGACATCACGGCGGAAGGCTCCTAA
- a CDS encoding prepilin-type cleavage/methylation domain-containing protein gives MDRRTAFTLLELLLSISLIAAIAAVVIPNITSMLGDQRLSRAAEQLQIEMTRLRIDAMRQGRVLMLEATVDANTLTTRPFFSISDAVETADRAGGVSSLMQGADQASAVVMPLPTDAEVETTIELPEAVVIESVQVVSSARSLTLAQQGGDPSVGSAGSQPTQAVWFYPDGTTSTAAIVLIHPEVGRITVQLRGITGEVTVGDMTVAEGIR, from the coding sequence GTGGATCGTCGCACCGCCTTTACCCTGCTTGAATTGCTGCTTTCGATTTCCTTGATCGCGGCGATCGCGGCGGTGGTGATTCCGAATATTACATCGATGCTGGGGGACCAGCGTCTGTCGCGTGCCGCAGAGCAATTGCAAATCGAGATGACTCGTTTGCGAATTGATGCGATGCGGCAAGGACGCGTGTTGATGCTCGAGGCTACCGTCGATGCCAATACGTTGACGACGCGGCCCTTCTTTTCGATCAGCGATGCGGTGGAAACGGCCGATAGGGCCGGCGGGGTATCCAGTTTAATGCAGGGGGCCGATCAAGCATCCGCAGTCGTCATGCCGTTGCCCACCGATGCGGAGGTGGAAACCACGATCGAGTTGCCCGAGGCGGTGGTCATTGAATCGGTCCAGGTCGTTTCGTCGGCTCGATCGTTGACGCTCGCCCAGCAGGGAGGCGATCCCAGCGTGGGATCCGCTGGTTCGCAACCAACGCAAGCGGTGTGGTTCTATCCCGATGGAACCACTAGCACCGCAGCCATCGTGTTGATTCATCCCGAAGTGGGACGCATCACGGTTCAACTTCGCGGGATCACCGGAGAGGTGACCGTGGGAGACATGACGGTGGCGGAGGGAATACGATGA
- a CDS encoding type II secretion system protein, with protein sequence MLKRRGFSLLEILLSIAILGGSLAVLSQLALTGTDAAREARELSMAQMICQTKLSEILLQNVSPQSVPNSSVESSDSGSMVPFFYSVDVQPASLDGLLAVRVTVEASDPDGGPALATYSLTRWMIDPALGLEAAEAAEQAAKDAEASTSQEAG encoded by the coding sequence TTGTTGAAACGCAGAGGGTTTTCGCTGCTGGAAATTCTGCTTTCGATCGCGATTCTCGGCGGCTCGTTGGCGGTTTTAAGCCAGTTGGCGTTGACCGGAACCGATGCGGCTCGCGAAGCACGCGAGTTATCGATGGCACAAATGATCTGTCAAACGAAGCTATCGGAGATCCTACTTCAGAATGTCTCCCCGCAAAGCGTTCCGAACTCCTCCGTGGAATCAAGCGACAGCGGTTCGATGGTACCGTTTTTCTACTCCGTCGATGTTCAACCTGCGTCGTTGGACGGCTTGTTGGCGGTACGTGTGACGGTCGAGGCGAGCGATCCCGATGGAGGCCCTGCTCTGGCGACCTACTCGTTAACGCGATGGATGATCGATCCCGCGCTAGGGCTCGAAGCAGCCGAGGCCGCCGAGCAAGCCGCCAAAGATGCCGAAGCATCCACTTCTCAGGAGGCGGGGTGA
- a CDS encoding prepilin-type cleavage/methylation domain-containing protein yields MNQRRVLNSNLAGRQIWPPSRAKSAKHATASGFTLLELILTLSLSVVLMMLIGGAFQFYADTMNTRDMDVRQVQLARAVLQMIEDDLRCTSHPQPIDSAALETLLVSMASQSVAGASGAGNAAAGEDLSAAGIASGEDAMVDDAASGVTADATLDLQLGGSVLQRPGLIGNQYQIQIDLSRLPRLEEYTVMMDASTATLDDIPSDLKTVTYFVQDAGVIGGVTDVFADQNTAAMEAAGGLVRRSLDRAATVYAVDSGAISTLNQTGELLAPEIISIEFGYWDGLMWLTQWSSDEMGELPAAVQVRLTMNDPTIAAANESGMSTTSAIRTFTHVVRLPLSRPVEQAETELAEVGL; encoded by the coding sequence ATGAATCAACGTCGCGTTTTGAATTCGAATCTCGCTGGCCGCCAAATTTGGCCGCCCTCACGGGCCAAGTCGGCCAAGCACGCGACCGCCTCGGGCTTCACGCTGCTAGAGTTGATCTTAACTCTGTCGCTTTCGGTTGTTTTGATGATGTTGATCGGCGGTGCGTTTCAATTCTACGCCGACACCATGAACACACGTGACATGGATGTTCGCCAAGTACAACTTGCCAGAGCGGTGCTGCAAATGATTGAAGATGATTTGCGCTGCACTTCGCATCCTCAGCCCATTGATTCGGCGGCCCTAGAAACGTTGCTGGTTTCGATGGCTTCTCAGAGTGTCGCCGGAGCAAGTGGTGCCGGAAACGCGGCCGCAGGCGAAGATCTTTCTGCAGCCGGCATTGCGAGTGGAGAGGACGCGATGGTCGATGACGCGGCGAGCGGGGTGACAGCCGATGCCACGCTTGATTTACAACTTGGTGGATCGGTGCTGCAGCGACCGGGGTTGATTGGCAACCAATATCAAATCCAAATCGACTTGAGCCGGTTGCCGCGTTTGGAGGAGTACACGGTCATGATGGACGCTTCGACGGCGACCCTGGATGACATCCCCAGCGATCTGAAGACGGTGACGTACTTTGTTCAGGATGCCGGAGTCATCGGCGGGGTGACCGATGTTTTCGCAGACCAAAATACGGCGGCGATGGAGGCCGCCGGAGGGCTTGTGCGTCGATCGCTCGATCGCGCGGCAACGGTGTATGCCGTCGACAGCGGCGCGATCTCGACTTTGAACCAAACCGGTGAGCTACTTGCTCCGGAGATTATCAGTATCGAGTTTGGCTACTGGGACGGCTTGATGTGGTTGACCCAGTGGAGCAGCGATGAAATGGGTGAGTTGCCCGCGGCCGTGCAAGTGCGGTTGACCATGAATGATCCCACGATCGCGGCCGCAAACGAATCGGGGATGTCCACTACCAGTGCGATTCGCACGTTCACGCATGTCGTTCGTTTGCCGCTGAGCCGACCGGTGGAACAAGCCGAGACCGAGTTGGCGGAGGTGGGGCTATGA
- a CDS encoding type II secretion system protein GspK, protein MNAVFESRQSRRRLAKRPRGGFFLVLVLVVVAVATMAVYSFTELMVAYDDSANLSGDLVQARVNVESGVDTIRLLLSQPPSTRVDYGGVFNNPSMFQAITVSAGVDGVTPANFTVVAPGLTETGTLGGIRFGLQNESARLNINTLTVLEKNSDLLVPSLALTGADTEEVDAENLAVSLLMALPGMTLEVADAILDWLDEDDEMRPSGAELDYYMTLPTPYSPSNGPIQSVEELLLVRGVTPTLLFGADANRNGVLDADEQQRYGISIDSPGALGWAAYLTVYGAEGNKTRDGLPRVNVNNDDLEVLYEQLSEALGNDLYATYIMAYRLYGVSSVAAINRDGNSGAGNAKSAGMWTADMFEKLDLSAGGGTKVNQILDLIGSKVTIGSGDNQQSYTSPLAEDPISMALYLPLLMDILTTQEVDSLPGRINLNECPAELLYGIPLLDEETAQALIEARSNDSDDPNREFATWPMVEGILTLEQMRTLMPLLTGGGDVFRAQLVGYFEQSGISSRSEVIIDATSVNPKIISWNELSHLGRGFDLSVLGQRSAILSSE, encoded by the coding sequence ATGAACGCTGTGTTTGAATCGCGTCAATCCCGACGCCGTCTCGCTAAACGTCCTCGCGGCGGCTTCTTTTTGGTGCTGGTGCTCGTCGTCGTTGCTGTGGCAACCATGGCGGTCTATTCGTTTACCGAGTTGATGGTGGCCTATGATGATTCAGCCAACCTGTCGGGCGACTTGGTCCAAGCGCGCGTGAATGTGGAATCCGGTGTCGATACGATTCGGTTGCTGTTATCGCAACCGCCGAGCACACGTGTCGATTACGGGGGTGTCTTCAACAATCCTTCGATGTTCCAAGCGATCACCGTCTCTGCGGGAGTGGATGGAGTGACGCCCGCGAACTTCACCGTCGTCGCACCTGGGTTGACCGAGACGGGAACCTTAGGCGGGATTCGATTTGGGCTTCAAAATGAGTCCGCGCGTTTGAACATCAACACTTTGACAGTGCTCGAAAAAAACTCCGACCTGTTGGTTCCCTCGTTGGCGCTGACCGGCGCCGATACGGAGGAGGTGGATGCGGAAAACTTGGCCGTTTCGCTGTTAATGGCATTGCCGGGAATGACGTTGGAGGTTGCCGATGCGATTCTCGATTGGCTCGACGAGGATGACGAAATGCGGCCTTCGGGCGCCGAGCTTGACTATTACATGACGCTGCCGACGCCCTACTCGCCCAGCAACGGACCGATCCAAAGCGTCGAAGAATTACTGTTGGTACGCGGCGTCACCCCGACGCTGTTGTTCGGTGCCGACGCGAATCGCAATGGGGTGCTCGATGCGGACGAGCAACAACGTTACGGCATTAGCATCGATTCGCCCGGAGCATTGGGTTGGGCGGCTTACTTGACGGTCTACGGCGCCGAAGGGAACAAGACTCGCGATGGCTTGCCCCGCGTCAACGTCAACAACGATGACTTGGAAGTGCTTTACGAACAGCTCTCCGAAGCGTTGGGCAACGACCTCTACGCGACCTATATCATGGCCTATCGCCTCTACGGCGTTTCCTCCGTTGCAGCGATCAACCGTGATGGCAACAGCGGTGCTGGTAATGCGAAATCGGCGGGAATGTGGACGGCAGACATGTTCGAGAAGCTCGATTTGAGTGCCGGTGGGGGAACGAAAGTCAACCAAATCCTCGATTTGATTGGATCCAAGGTGACGATTGGAAGCGGGGACAACCAGCAAAGCTACACCTCGCCGCTGGCCGAGGATCCGATTTCGATGGCGCTCTATCTGCCTCTGTTGATGGACATTTTGACGACGCAGGAGGTCGACTCGCTGCCCGGGCGGATTAATCTCAATGAGTGCCCGGCGGAACTGCTGTATGGAATTCCTCTGCTCGATGAAGAGACTGCTCAAGCCTTAATCGAAGCACGGTCAAACGACTCGGATGACCCTAATCGCGAGTTTGCGACCTGGCCGATGGTCGAAGGAATCTTGACGCTCGAGCAAATGAGAACCTTGATGCCGTTATTGACCGGAGGGGGCGATGTGTTTCGTGCTCAATTGGTCGGATATTTCGAGCAATCCGGGATTTCGAGTCGCAGCGAAGTTATTATTGATGCAACGAGTGTGAACCCCAAAATAATCTCCTGGAACGAACTCAGCCATCTGGGACGCGGCTTCGATCTGTCCGTGTTGGGCCAGCGATCGGCCATCCTCTCCAGCGAATGA
- the pilM gene encoding type IV pilus biogenesis protein PilM: MPKKLAIDWDETELRFVAAQCTGTQVTITDAAVIPMLPSGIFETLRKAISEHGLEKTETLVAIGRGKAELRELQFPPVPDEELPDIVRFQAIRTFASAGESATIDYLVTHRTSANVNAIVAAVAPPKLEEVKEVCAAASLPVNRITLRPLSAAAFFLTRSNALATEGDVVLIDLLSHDAEIVVSRDNKVIFVRTVRMPTDASARPRALVNELKRSLLACGSKSPEKIVLWGREAVHRSDVALLSEAIDTPVEVANPFDLVDVDAKLKSQLPDHVGRLAPLVGLLVCDETHAGRLIDFLHPRERVEEKKDHRRTALFVGVPVAAVLLLGYFGYHKLSKLDAEIERLSKANAAMKMPVEEAEQFIAETEKVDQFLDADAIWIDEIRTLATKLPPAEEVILKSIVATSDIRSGVSTVVLSGSATHPSVIEKLEASIRDENHSVTSEGASEQDAKNAYRWVFTEKIAIPPHYARVQRYAGIEAALAATEAASEDPMENAAEDTVEDSDPASKPAALESNIPKESDIPNESDAETSVVPSAEVQS; the protein is encoded by the coding sequence ATGCCTAAAAAGTTAGCTATCGATTGGGACGAAACGGAGCTGCGTTTCGTTGCGGCTCAGTGCACCGGGACGCAAGTCACGATCACCGATGCCGCAGTCATTCCAATGCTGCCCTCGGGGATCTTTGAGACGCTGCGCAAAGCGATCTCCGAGCATGGTCTCGAGAAAACGGAAACCTTGGTCGCAATCGGACGTGGCAAAGCGGAATTGCGCGAGTTGCAATTCCCGCCCGTGCCCGACGAAGAGTTACCGGATATCGTTCGCTTTCAAGCGATTCGCACGTTCGCCTCAGCTGGCGAAAGTGCAACGATCGACTACCTCGTTACCCATCGCACTTCGGCCAATGTGAACGCCATCGTGGCCGCCGTGGCTCCCCCCAAATTAGAAGAGGTCAAAGAGGTCTGTGCCGCTGCCTCGTTGCCGGTCAATCGAATTACCCTACGTCCTCTGTCCGCTGCGGCGTTCTTTCTCACCCGTTCCAACGCATTGGCAACCGAGGGCGATGTCGTCTTAATCGATCTGCTTTCGCATGACGCTGAGATTGTGGTGTCGCGCGACAACAAGGTGATCTTTGTGCGTACCGTGCGGATGCCGACGGACGCATCGGCGCGGCCAAGAGCACTCGTTAATGAACTCAAACGAAGCTTGTTGGCGTGTGGTAGCAAGTCGCCTGAGAAAATTGTGTTGTGGGGCCGAGAAGCGGTTCACCGCAGTGATGTTGCCCTCCTTTCCGAAGCGATCGACACGCCGGTGGAAGTCGCCAACCCCTTTGATTTGGTCGACGTCGATGCGAAGCTCAAATCGCAGTTGCCTGATCATGTCGGACGTCTCGCCCCCTTGGTAGGCTTGTTGGTTTGTGATGAAACTCATGCGGGACGTCTGATTGACTTTTTACATCCGCGCGAGCGAGTCGAAGAAAAAAAGGACCACCGACGCACTGCGTTGTTTGTCGGAGTGCCCGTGGCCGCGGTCCTGCTATTGGGCTACTTCGGTTATCACAAGCTGAGTAAGCTTGACGCCGAAATCGAGCGGCTTAGCAAAGCCAACGCGGCAATGAAAATGCCTGTGGAGGAAGCGGAGCAATTCATTGCCGAAACCGAAAAAGTAGACCAGTTTCTTGACGCCGATGCGATTTGGATTGACGAGATTCGCACGCTGGCAACGAAGCTGCCCCCAGCCGAAGAAGTGATCTTAAAGTCGATCGTGGCGACCAGCGATATTCGATCGGGCGTGAGCACGGTCGTGCTCAGCGGTTCGGCCACCCACCCCAGTGTGATCGAGAAACTCGAAGCGTCGATTCGAGATGAAAATCATAGCGTCACCAGCGAAGGTGCCAGCGAGCAAGACGCCAAAAACGCCTATCGCTGGGTCTTTACCGAGAAAATAGCCATCCCGCCGCACTACGCTCGCGTCCAACGTTATGCGGGGATCGAAGCCGCATTGGCCGCCACTGAAGCGGCGTCCGAAGATCCGATGGAAAACGCTGCGGAGGATACGGTGGAGGATTCCGATCCGGCTTCGAAGCCAGCGGCTCTCGAATCGAATATTCCCAAGGAATCAGATATCCCCAATGAATCGGATGCCGAGACGTCCGTGGTCCCCTCGGCCGAGGTGCAATCATGA